One window of the Thermodesulfomicrobium sp. WS genome contains the following:
- the gluQRS gene encoding tRNA glutamyl-Q(34) synthetase GluQRS, translating into MRSPVRVRLAPSPTGYLHLGNAWTFLWCVLAARTQGGAVLLRIEDVDTARSRPHFADAIQEDLAWLGLAWDEGPYFQSPRVPRYTEILHALMARGHAYPCFCSRKDLQGLASAPHGGLPAYPGICRHLDDATRARKAQEKSPAIRLILPESACTFEDLVQGAFRASAAACGGDFAVRRGDGLFAYQLAVAVDDMDQKITLVVRGADLLDSTPRQQALFQYLGAPPPCWAHVPLLLDPSGERLAKRHQSLSVRALRAAGIAPQAIVGFLAWLGGLIPTPQPLCVEALAPAFSWQRLPHTPVHLPAHTPALLAKLS; encoded by the coding sequence ATGCGTTCTCCGGTTCGTGTGCGTCTGGCCCCCAGCCCCACGGGGTACCTGCATCTGGGCAATGCCTGGACCTTTTTGTGGTGTGTGCTTGCGGCCCGCACTCAGGGCGGCGCCGTGCTGCTGCGCATCGAGGACGTGGATACGGCCCGCAGCCGGCCGCATTTTGCCGATGCCATCCAGGAGGACCTGGCCTGGCTGGGGCTTGCCTGGGACGAAGGCCCCTACTTCCAAAGTCCGCGCGTTCCCCGCTACACCGAGATCCTGCACGCACTCATGGCCCGCGGCCACGCCTATCCTTGTTTCTGCTCCCGCAAAGACCTCCAGGGACTGGCCAGCGCCCCCCACGGCGGCCTGCCCGCCTACCCGGGCATCTGCCGCCATCTGGACGACGCTACCCGCGCCCGCAAGGCGCAGGAGAAATCCCCGGCCATCCGCCTGATACTCCCCGAGAGCGCCTGCACCTTTGAGGACCTCGTGCAGGGGGCTTTTCGCGCCTCAGCGGCGGCCTGCGGCGGGGATTTTGCCGTGCGCCGGGGCGATGGGCTCTTTGCCTACCAGCTGGCCGTGGCCGTGGATGACATGGATCAGAAAATCACGTTGGTCGTGCGCGGCGCGGATCTTTTGGACTCCACCCCCAGACAGCAGGCCCTGTTCCAGTACCTCGGCGCTCCCCCGCCCTGCTGGGCCCACGTGCCCCTGCTCCTGGACCCCAGCGGTGAGCGTCTGGCCAAGCGCCACCAGTCTCTGTCCGTGCGGGCGCTGCGCGCGGCAGGCATCGCTCCGCAGGCCATCGTGGGATTTTTGGCCTGGCTTGGCGGCCTCATCCCCACCCCGCAGCCCCTGTGCGTCGAGGCCCTCGCCCCGGCGTTTTCCTGGCAGCGCCTCCCCCACACCCCGGTGCACCTGCCTGCGCACACCCCGGCGCTCTTGGCCAAGCTTTCCTGA
- a CDS encoding ABC transporter permease subunit, with amino-acid sequence MRREGLFRRLVITGTVLWMAVFGFLPNMLVLGTSVCRSSPDTFVVLDWTLSNYLALFDGVHAQIFFSSISLSAAVTLCCLILAYPFASAMARATPAVRRIVLLLVVVPFWTNSLVRTYAMTVLLNTSGLVNRVLLALGFVDAPLTLLYTSGAVVAGLVYTLLPFMILPLYAALDRLDPRFEEAARDLGAGRWRVLWHVKIPLVLPGIITGCMLVFLPGLGMFYVADVLGGAKTMLVGNFIRDQFLLTRQWPLGAAASTLLTAIMVVFLLVYWWSQHRIHEGDVNS; translated from the coding sequence ATGCGTCGTGAAGGACTCTTTCGTCGTCTGGTCATCACCGGCACGGTGCTCTGGATGGCCGTCTTCGGGTTTCTGCCCAATATGCTGGTGCTGGGGACCAGCGTGTGCCGTTCTTCCCCAGACACCTTTGTGGTATTGGACTGGACGCTCTCCAACTATTTGGCCCTGTTCGATGGCGTCCATGCCCAGATCTTTTTCTCATCCATTTCCTTGTCCGCGGCAGTGACTCTATGCTGCTTGATTCTTGCCTATCCCTTTGCCTCGGCGATGGCCCGGGCAACGCCTGCGGTACGTCGGATTGTGCTCCTTTTGGTGGTCGTCCCTTTTTGGACGAATTCGCTGGTGCGCACCTACGCCATGACCGTACTCCTCAATACCAGCGGCCTGGTGAATCGGGTGCTTTTGGCCTTGGGCTTCGTGGATGCGCCGTTGACGCTGCTCTACACCAGCGGGGCGGTGGTGGCAGGGCTGGTGTATACCTTGCTGCCGTTTATGATCCTTCCTCTGTACGCCGCCTTGGATCGCCTGGACCCCCGCTTTGAGGAGGCGGCCCGGGATCTGGGCGCCGGACGGTGGCGGGTGCTGTGGCACGTGAAGATCCCCTTGGTGCTGCCGGGTATCATCACGGGGTGTATGCTCGTCTTTTTGCCGGGACTGGGCATGTTCTACGTGGCCGACGTGCTCGGCGGGGCCAAGACCATGCTGGTGGGCAACTTTATCCGCGATCAATTTTTGCTCACGCGCCAATGGCCCTTGGGCGCTGCGGCGAGCACGCTGCTGACGGCCATCATGGTGGTATTTCTTTTGGTGTACTGGTGGAGTCAGCACCGCATTCATGAGGGAGACGTCAACTCATGA
- a CDS encoding bifunctional precorrin-2 dehydrogenase/sirohydrochlorin ferrochelatase, with product MHSYPILIDTRDLHALVVGAGSVGLRKIHGLLEAGPPARLTVVDPTPPQALYALASAHPGMVIHARPFADTDIAEAQLVFACTPDAELNRHIATRCRQAQILCNSATQPEDGSFALPACVRRGDFLVCVATAGASPALARQVRRRLEAEFGPEYGALTQLLAQIRPYVLALGAPATTNAEIFRALAASSLVDALRDQDLSRCMAILQEHLPAPLHAYLEDWCHACLDLV from the coding sequence ATGCACAGCTACCCCATCCTCATCGATACGCGCGATCTTCACGCCCTGGTGGTCGGCGCCGGCTCCGTAGGACTGCGCAAAATCCACGGCCTGCTGGAGGCCGGGCCGCCGGCGCGGCTCACGGTGGTGGACCCGACGCCGCCGCAGGCGCTCTACGCCCTCGCCTCGGCGCATCCCGGCATGGTCATCCACGCCCGTCCGTTTGCGGATACAGACATCGCAGAGGCGCAGCTGGTCTTTGCCTGCACTCCGGATGCGGAGCTCAATCGCCACATCGCCACGCGCTGTCGGCAGGCCCAGATTCTGTGCAATTCGGCAACCCAGCCGGAAGACGGCTCCTTTGCCCTGCCTGCCTGCGTGCGGCGCGGGGATTTTCTCGTGTGTGTGGCAACGGCGGGGGCAAGTCCGGCCTTGGCTCGCCAGGTGCGCCGGCGCCTGGAAGCGGAATTTGGCCCGGAATACGGGGCGCTGACCCAGCTTTTGGCGCAGATCCGCCCGTATGTGCTCGCCCTCGGCGCGCCGGCCACGACCAACGCGGAAATCTTCCGCGCCCTGGCGGCCTCTTCCCTGGTGGACGCCTTGCGGGATCAGGACCTTTCCCGCTGTATGGCAATCCTGCAAGAACATCTCCCCGCGCCACTACACGCCTACCTGGAGGACTGGTGTCATGCCTGCCTGGACTTGGTTTGA
- the ccsA gene encoding cytochrome c biogenesis protein CcsA — protein sequence MPAWTWFELTIALAYLAGAALYPLGLGLRQPLCKKAASLASALGFLLHTVDLAAAGLLQADVLQHGQFYISLFAWLCVLLFFVAWWRFKHDFLSLITAPLAVVLFTGSMVIHPATAIVPEHLSLLWFGLHVGAIFVALALLALAFGAGVGYVYLERKIKTKSKIPSALQEMPALDTLDRVNALAVSVGFPLYSISMLAGFVWAAFTWKRVLTGDPKEIVSLGIWVLYAVLFHQRLALGWRGRKPAKMAIAIFLLSLGSLVLINFLLPTHHSLRAF from the coding sequence ATGCCTGCCTGGACTTGGTTTGAACTTACCATCGCCCTTGCGTATCTCGCAGGCGCGGCCCTCTACCCCTTGGGCCTGGGGCTCCGACAGCCTCTCTGCAAGAAGGCCGCGTCCTTGGCCTCTGCCCTCGGATTTCTCCTGCATACCGTAGACCTGGCGGCCGCAGGACTCCTGCAGGCCGACGTGCTCCAGCACGGCCAATTCTACATCAGCCTGTTCGCCTGGCTGTGCGTGCTGCTCTTTTTCGTGGCCTGGTGGCGGTTCAAGCACGACTTTCTCTCCCTCATCACCGCGCCGCTCGCCGTGGTGCTCTTTACCGGCTCCATGGTCATTCATCCGGCAACGGCCATCGTGCCGGAGCATCTCAGCCTCCTGTGGTTCGGCCTGCATGTGGGGGCCATCTTCGTGGCCCTTGCCCTGCTGGCCTTGGCCTTTGGCGCCGGCGTGGGCTACGTCTACCTGGAGCGCAAGATCAAAACCAAGAGCAAGATCCCTTCCGCCCTCCAAGAGATGCCTGCCCTGGACACCCTGGACCGGGTGAACGCCCTGGCCGTCTCCGTGGGCTTTCCCCTCTACAGCATCAGCATGCTCGCCGGCTTCGTCTGGGCGGCCTTCACCTGGAAACGGGTGCTCACCGGTGATCCCAAAGAAATCGTCTCCCTGGGCATCTGGGTCCTCTACGCCGTCCTTTTCCACCAGCGCTTGGCCTTAGGCTGGCGGGGACGCAAACCCGCCAAAATGGCCATCGCCATTTTTCTCTTGTCGTTGGGGTCCTTGGTGCTCATCAACTTCCTGCTGCCCACCCACCATAGCCTTCGCGCTTTCTAA
- a CDS encoding NfeD family protein, which translates to MAYWHWIVLGIVLVIVEAFVPSFTIFWFGLAAVVVGALLWIGVPMELTAQIFAWAVLSCAFCALWFLVLKPRMRDKTTAGISREGVLGQIGQVVAVPGPDGLGRVRFSTPLLGDDEWPMRCSDPVQLGDRVIVVDITGNTLVVSRKPSSEVL; encoded by the coding sequence ATGGCATACTGGCATTGGATCGTCCTCGGCATTGTGCTTGTCATTGTCGAGGCCTTTGTCCCGAGCTTTACCATCTTCTGGTTCGGCCTGGCTGCAGTGGTGGTGGGCGCGCTGCTCTGGATCGGCGTTCCCATGGAGCTCACCGCGCAAATTTTTGCCTGGGCTGTTTTGTCCTGCGCCTTCTGCGCCCTGTGGTTTCTGGTGCTCAAGCCCCGCATGCGCGACAAGACTACCGCCGGCATCTCCCGGGAAGGGGTCTTGGGGCAAATCGGGCAGGTGGTGGCCGTGCCCGGCCCGGATGGCCTTGGCCGCGTGCGCTTCAGCACCCCGCTTTTGGGTGATGACGAATGGCCCATGCGCTGCTCCGACCCCGTGCAATTGGGAGATCGGGTAATCGTCGTCGATATCACGGGGAACACTTTGGTGGTGTCCCGCAAACCGAGCTCGGAGGTCTTATGA
- the tilS gene encoding tRNA lysidine(34) synthetase TilS: MVPLRPRWQGWARQVLRFTTEELGVDLRGTRVLVAYSTGVDSTVLLHLLASWRAPLGIEVHAAHAHHGLRPEADLEAQKARAVCAALGVACHVERLKLSGDMASPGMEDQARQARYTWLENVRRATQSHWILTAHHANDLAEDILLRLVRGVGWPALAGMPGRDDTRRLLRPLLCCPKETLVRYAQEHELSWCEDPSNCLPLTRRNRIRTQVLPLLCAENPRWLERCLDLWRLASRDAAFWQDQTRPLRLIRFFPNEFLRAMPAAQRLRVLATALRSLGPGQVRAQTLLRVDELWYHQRHPRCVQFPGDKCILVRADGLAVMPIFRRPQADFARTSFSL, encoded by the coding sequence ATGGTCCCGCTGCGCCCCCGCTGGCAGGGCTGGGCCCGCCAGGTCCTGCGCTTCACCACCGAAGAATTGGGCGTGGACTTGCGCGGGACCCGCGTGCTGGTGGCGTACTCCACTGGAGTAGACTCCACGGTGCTGCTCCACCTTCTGGCTTCGTGGCGTGCGCCCCTGGGAATCGAAGTCCACGCGGCCCACGCGCACCACGGCCTGCGGCCCGAGGCGGACCTCGAGGCCCAAAAGGCCCGCGCCGTATGCGCAGCGTTGGGCGTTGCCTGCCATGTGGAGCGCCTGAAGCTCTCGGGCGATATGGCAAGCCCGGGCATGGAAGATCAGGCCCGCCAGGCGCGCTACACCTGGCTCGAAAACGTGCGCCGCGCCACCCAAAGCCACTGGATCCTCACCGCGCACCACGCCAACGACCTCGCCGAAGACATCCTGCTGCGCCTCGTGCGCGGGGTGGGCTGGCCTGCGCTGGCGGGCATGCCCGGCCGCGATGACACCCGCCGCCTGCTGCGGCCCCTTTTGTGCTGCCCCAAGGAGACCTTGGTGCGCTACGCCCAGGAGCACGAGCTCTCCTGGTGCGAAGATCCCTCCAACTGCCTGCCCCTTACCCGACGCAATCGCATCCGCACCCAGGTGCTGCCCCTGCTCTGTGCGGAGAACCCACGCTGGCTGGAGCGCTGCCTGGACCTGTGGCGTCTGGCCTCCCGGGACGCCGCTTTTTGGCAAGACCAGACCCGCCCCTTGCGCCTGATACGCTTTTTCCCCAATGAGTTTCTGCGCGCCATGCCCGCGGCCCAAAGGCTGCGCGTCCTTGCCACAGCGCTGCGAAGCCTCGGACCAGGGCAGGTGCGCGCCCAAACCCTGCTGCGCGTGGACGAACTCTGGTACCACCAGCGCCATCCGCGCTGCGTGCAATTTCCCGGGGATAAGTGCATCCTCGTGCGCGCCGACGGCCTGGCGGTCATGCCCATATTCCGCCGCCCGCAAGCCGACTTCGCCCGCACTTCATTTTCTCTCTAG
- a CDS encoding methyltransferase domain-containing protein, with amino-acid sequence MMHELVQHYYGKHIQRTQDLKVQSCCTPGNVPPWIKPLVANIHPKVMERFYGCGLTCPPLVEGCRVLDLGCGAGRDAYLLAQLVGPHGEVIGVDMTEEQLAVAEAHRHWHAERFGFANVRFLKGYIEHLDDLGLEPGSFDVIVSNCVVNLSCDKPAVLAGVKRLLKEGGEFYFSDVYADRRVPESMRTDPVLYGECLGGALYWNDFLRMAQAAGFPDPRLVEDRPITITEPGVAACVGTAVRFFSATYRLFHVPDLESDGEDYGQAVIYHGTIPHHRDGLVFDKHFHFPTGKTVPVCGNTWRILKASRLAPHFTFIGDFTRHYGIFAGCGKSMPFTDQRTGEVQCGCS; translated from the coding sequence ATGATGCATGAGCTCGTCCAACACTACTACGGCAAACACATCCAACGAACCCAAGACCTCAAGGTCCAATCCTGCTGCACCCCCGGCAACGTACCGCCATGGATCAAGCCGCTCGTTGCCAATATCCACCCCAAAGTCATGGAACGCTTCTACGGCTGCGGCCTCACCTGCCCACCGCTTGTGGAAGGCTGCCGCGTGCTCGATCTCGGCTGCGGTGCAGGCCGGGATGCCTACCTGCTTGCCCAATTGGTGGGGCCGCACGGCGAGGTCATTGGCGTGGACATGACGGAGGAACAGCTGGCCGTGGCCGAAGCCCACCGCCACTGGCATGCCGAGCGCTTCGGTTTTGCCAACGTGCGCTTCCTCAAAGGCTATATCGAACATCTGGACGACCTCGGCCTTGAGCCCGGCAGCTTCGATGTGATCGTCTCCAATTGCGTGGTCAACCTCTCTTGCGACAAGCCCGCAGTCCTTGCCGGGGTCAAACGCTTGCTCAAGGAAGGCGGCGAGTTCTATTTTTCCGACGTGTACGCCGACCGGCGCGTGCCAGAGTCCATGCGCACCGACCCCGTCCTCTACGGCGAATGCCTGGGCGGAGCCCTCTATTGGAACGACTTTCTCCGCATGGCCCAAGCCGCGGGCTTCCCGGACCCACGCCTGGTGGAAGATCGGCCGATCACCATCACGGAACCGGGGGTGGCGGCGTGCGTGGGGACGGCGGTTCGCTTCTTTTCCGCAACCTACCGCCTCTTCCATGTCCCGGACCTTGAGAGCGACGGCGAAGACTACGGCCAGGCCGTCATCTACCACGGGACCATCCCCCATCATCGCGATGGGCTGGTCTTCGACAAGCACTTCCACTTCCCCACGGGCAAGACCGTTCCGGTGTGCGGCAATACCTGGCGTATTCTCAAGGCCAGCCGCCTTGCGCCGCACTTCACCTTCATCGGCGACTTTACCCGCCACTACGGGATCTTTGCGGGCTGCGGCAAATCCATGCCCTTTACGGACCAGCGCACCGGCGAAGTGCAGTGCGGCTGCAGCTAG
- a CDS encoding extracellular solute-binding protein: MMSRWIAVMCLVLAHTSAMAAEALYVYNWSEYMPESVLQGFEKETGVKVHMSTYDSNEAMYAKVKVLDAKGYDIVVPSTDYVARMIREGLLQKIDKKKLPNLQNIDPRLLGRPFDPENEYSVPYMWGSTGIAVNTSDPAAAQVRGIADLWRPELRGKLLLPNDMRGVIGLALKRMGRSLNERDATVVEQACAMLPDLVGNVRVFDSDSPKQALLNGEVSVAVLWNGEAYIASQENPAIQYVYPNEGYSLWIDSMCIPKNARNVDAAHRFINYILRPDVAARIAEEFTYSSPNVPGRALLDADVQKSPIVYPSDEVLSRGEFETDLGPAVTAYEQCWMRVKTQ, translated from the coding sequence ATGATGTCCCGCTGGATTGCTGTGATGTGTCTTGTGTTGGCGCATACATCTGCCATGGCGGCGGAAGCGCTCTACGTGTACAATTGGTCCGAGTACATGCCGGAAAGCGTGCTTCAGGGGTTTGAGAAAGAGACCGGCGTCAAGGTGCACATGTCCACCTATGATAGCAACGAGGCCATGTACGCCAAAGTCAAGGTGCTTGACGCCAAGGGCTATGATATCGTCGTGCCTTCCACAGATTATGTGGCGCGGATGATTCGGGAAGGATTGCTGCAGAAGATCGATAAAAAGAAACTCCCCAATCTTCAGAATATCGATCCGCGCCTTTTGGGCCGGCCCTTTGATCCAGAAAACGAGTACAGTGTTCCCTACATGTGGGGGTCAACAGGCATTGCGGTGAATACCAGCGATCCTGCAGCCGCCCAAGTGCGGGGCATCGCGGATCTGTGGAGACCCGAGCTTCGGGGAAAGCTTCTGCTTCCCAACGACATGCGCGGGGTCATCGGCCTTGCGCTCAAGCGCATGGGCCGATCCCTCAATGAGCGCGATGCCACTGTGGTGGAGCAGGCATGCGCCATGCTTCCAGACTTGGTGGGCAATGTGCGGGTCTTCGACTCCGATTCTCCCAAGCAGGCATTGCTCAATGGCGAGGTGAGTGTGGCGGTACTCTGGAACGGCGAGGCCTATATTGCGTCGCAGGAAAACCCCGCCATTCAGTACGTGTATCCCAATGAAGGTTATAGTTTATGGATCGATAGCATGTGCATCCCCAAAAACGCACGCAATGTGGATGCCGCCCATCGTTTTATAAATTACATCCTGCGGCCTGACGTGGCGGCGCGGATCGCCGAAGAGTTTACCTATTCTTCGCCCAATGTCCCGGGACGTGCGCTTTTGGATGCCGATGTCCAAAAAAGTCCCATCGTGTATCCTTCGGACGAGGTCCTTTCCCGCGGCGAATTTGAAACCGACTTGGGCCCTGCGGTCACTGCCTACGAGCAGTGTTGGATGCGGGTGAAGACCCAATAG
- the potC gene encoding spermidine/putrescine ABC transporter permease PotC, translated as MKTLRRIYVFMVLAFLYIPLAVMVVYSFNASRYSMAWKGFSLQWYASLWENSALMTAALNSLVVAVVSATISTLLGTMMAFALTRWRFPSRKVIGATLFVMMMSPDIVIGISLLVLFMLAGLPLGFGTLLLAHVTLCVPFVAIVVQGKLHGFDPHLIEAARDLGAGDFAVFRHVVVPLVAPAVLAGWFLSFTLSLDDVVISFFTTGPTFEVLPLRIYSMVRLGFKPEINALCTVMIGVTTVAVGIAHRFFKENT; from the coding sequence ATGAAGACGCTGCGCCGCATCTACGTGTTCATGGTGCTCGCCTTTTTGTATATTCCACTGGCGGTCATGGTGGTGTATTCCTTCAATGCCTCTCGTTATTCCATGGCCTGGAAGGGGTTTTCGTTGCAGTGGTATGCAAGTCTTTGGGAAAACAGCGCCCTCATGACCGCAGCGTTGAATTCCCTTGTGGTTGCCGTGGTAAGCGCAACGATTTCCACGTTGCTTGGCACCATGATGGCCTTTGCCCTCACTCGCTGGCGCTTTCCTTCCCGTAAGGTCATTGGGGCGACCTTGTTTGTCATGATGATGTCTCCGGATATCGTCATCGGTATTTCCTTGCTGGTGCTTTTCATGCTGGCAGGCTTGCCTCTGGGGTTTGGGACGCTGCTTTTGGCCCACGTGACGCTCTGCGTTCCATTTGTAGCCATTGTGGTACAGGGCAAGCTGCACGGCTTTGATCCCCATCTCATCGAGGCGGCCAGAGATTTGGGGGCCGGGGATTTTGCCGTGTTCCGCCATGTGGTGGTGCCCTTAGTCGCTCCAGCGGTGCTCGCCGGATGGTTTTTGAGCTTTACCTTGTCGCTCGATGACGTGGTCATCAGCTTTTTTACCACAGGGCCGACCTTCGAGGTGCTGCCGCTGCGCATCTATTCCATGGTGCGCCTTGGCTTCAAACCCGAGATCAATGCCCTGTGCACGGTCATGATTGGGGTCACGACGGTTGCCGTCGGCATTGCACACCGTTTCTTCAAGGAGAACACATGA
- a CDS encoding stomatin-like protein yields the protein MNPGLVLVVFILVLVGVTLFLGVRIVPQGYKFVVQRLGKYHSTLGPGLNLIIPYMDTVAYKVTTKDIVLDIPSQDVITRDNAVIITNAVAYINIVAPEKAVYGVEDYRLAIQTLVQTSLRSIIGEMDLDDALSSREQIKTKLKNAISDDIADWGIVLKTVEIQDIKPSDTMQQAMEEQAAAERARRAMVTRAEGEKASAILQAEGKLEASKREAQAKIVLAEGDKNAIAKIAEAAATAETTLHYLLGQRYVDALRALAEQQGSRTVVLPADLTSAIQGLLGGGKQAPSR from the coding sequence ATGAATCCAGGACTCGTCCTCGTTGTCTTTATTCTTGTCCTTGTGGGAGTCACCCTGTTTTTGGGCGTGCGCATCGTGCCGCAGGGGTACAAATTCGTGGTGCAGCGCCTCGGCAAGTACCACTCCACCCTCGGTCCAGGACTCAATCTCATCATCCCGTACATGGATACGGTGGCCTATAAAGTGACCACCAAAGACATCGTCCTGGACATTCCCTCCCAAGACGTGATCACCCGGGACAATGCCGTCATCATCACCAATGCCGTGGCCTACATCAATATCGTCGCCCCGGAAAAGGCCGTCTACGGGGTGGAAGACTACCGCCTCGCCATCCAGACCTTGGTGCAGACCTCACTGCGCTCCATCATTGGCGAGATGGATCTCGACGACGCCCTTTCTTCTCGGGAACAGATCAAGACCAAACTCAAAAACGCCATTTCCGACGACATCGCGGACTGGGGGATCGTGCTCAAGACCGTGGAAATCCAGGACATCAAGCCCTCGGACACCATGCAGCAGGCCATGGAAGAACAGGCCGCGGCCGAACGGGCCCGGCGGGCCATGGTCACCCGCGCCGAAGGCGAAAAGGCTTCGGCCATCCTCCAGGCCGAAGGCAAGCTCGAAGCCTCCAAACGCGAGGCCCAAGCCAAGATCGTGCTCGCCGAAGGCGACAAGAACGCCATCGCCAAGATCGCCGAGGCCGCGGCCACGGCGGAAACCACGCTCCATTACCTGTTAGGACAACGCTACGTGGACGCCCTGCGCGCCCTGGCCGAACAGCAAGGCTCGCGCACCGTGGTGCTGCCTGCGGATTTGACCTCCGCCATCCAAGGGCTTTTGGGCGGGGGGAAACAAGCCCCGTCACGATAA
- the hemA gene encoding glutamyl-tRNA reductase, producing MSQRIHVIGLSHKTAGVDIRERFALAGFNPVAAGLTQEHGPITEAVVLSTCNRVECIVVGEPGADVAHIVHQIWAQTCNQPVELLTQHTYCLNGAAAVAHVFSVAASLDSMVVGEPQILGQLKAAYRSAVEAHATRVILNRLLHKAFSTAKRVRTETAIASSAVSISYAAVELARKIFADLSRHSALLIGAGEMAELAATHLLAAGVQRMAVVNRTFSRAEELAKRFGGQAYGFDALSQALREADIVITSTGSPSVILTASQMREIMRSRRQRPIFFIDIAVPRDIDPDANAIDNVYVYDIDDLNGVVEENRASRQQEAIKAQAIIDEEVQAFLQWMDELRLQPTIVALLDQGERIARKELRKSIRQLGPDPDPQVVAIMERLAHSICHKIYHAPITYLKRRTQEEGSAERFIHQARRMFNLDGETPPEDAHDDRKRSR from the coding sequence ATGAGCCAACGAATCCATGTCATTGGACTGAGCCATAAAACCGCGGGCGTGGACATCCGCGAACGCTTTGCCCTCGCCGGCTTCAACCCTGTGGCCGCCGGCCTTACGCAGGAGCACGGCCCCATTACCGAAGCCGTGGTCCTCTCCACCTGCAACCGCGTGGAGTGCATCGTGGTGGGGGAGCCTGGCGCCGACGTCGCTCACATAGTGCACCAAATCTGGGCGCAGACCTGCAACCAGCCCGTGGAACTCCTCACCCAGCACACCTACTGCCTCAACGGCGCCGCAGCCGTGGCCCACGTCTTTTCCGTGGCCGCGAGCCTCGACTCCATGGTGGTGGGCGAGCCGCAGATCCTCGGCCAACTCAAGGCCGCCTACCGGTCGGCCGTGGAGGCCCACGCCACGCGGGTGATCCTCAACCGCCTGCTGCACAAGGCCTTTTCCACGGCCAAACGGGTGCGCACCGAGACCGCCATCGCCAGTAGCGCCGTGTCCATCAGCTATGCTGCGGTGGAGCTGGCGCGGAAAATCTTTGCCGATCTCTCCCGGCACTCGGCGCTGCTCATCGGTGCCGGCGAGATGGCCGAACTGGCGGCCACCCATCTGCTCGCCGCTGGAGTGCAGCGCATGGCCGTGGTCAACCGTACCTTTTCCCGGGCCGAAGAGCTGGCCAAGCGCTTCGGCGGCCAAGCCTACGGCTTCGATGCCTTGAGCCAGGCCCTGCGGGAAGCGGACATCGTCATCACCTCCACCGGTTCGCCGTCGGTGATCCTCACCGCCAGCCAGATGAGGGAGATCATGCGCAGCCGCCGGCAGCGGCCCATCTTCTTCATCGATATCGCCGTGCCCCGAGACATCGATCCAGACGCCAATGCCATCGACAACGTCTACGTCTACGACATCGACGATCTCAATGGCGTGGTGGAGGAAAACCGCGCTTCCCGCCAGCAGGAAGCCATCAAGGCCCAGGCCATCATCGACGAGGAGGTCCAGGCCTTCCTTCAGTGGATGGACGAATTGCGGCTGCAGCCCACCATCGTGGCCTTGCTGGACCAAGGCGAGCGCATCGCCCGCAAAGAACTGCGCAAATCCATCCGCCAGCTGGGCCCGGACCCCGACCCCCAGGTGGTGGCCATCATGGAACGGCTGGCGCACTCCATCTGCCACAAGATCTACCACGCCCCCATCACCTATTTGAAGCGGCGCACCCAGGAAGAAGGCTCGGCCGAGCGCTTCATCCACCAGGCACGCCGCATGTTCAACCTGGACGGGGAGACCCCGCCCGAAGACGCCCACGACGACCGCAAACGCTCAAGGTGA